One Mugil cephalus isolate CIBA_MC_2020 chromosome 10, CIBA_Mcephalus_1.1, whole genome shotgun sequence genomic window carries:
- the LOC125015286 gene encoding genetic suppressor element 1-like isoform X3 — MFGLKTPHFYLPGMNHESNKSPSLGMISTATRTTATVSPLSPLTNGNAAAQSANSGFAAALRKLAKQAEDPRGSALNGESSPVSSPATSHSSPVSTPKRGSLGPLLGQNRGHSVPGTPPVVTIAPTKTSNGLWRADGRQVEPSVQGLGRERVGAESTQPQQDKRTPPVPSPHPLAHSFGLTPSSIMQDPRIQSISLPGQMHAVVPSGAVPEEYLRALRPFATSDDLRLTSLPLSLDPAAAAHAAAAAAYYHPAYLHHPLSLPRMEESLCLSALRSQFYSVPGGGTFPPLHPSALHLHLPGSRYSGELNHTVLSERLQMENELRQREREQEREREKEREREAGLEREREREREREREEERERERERELDRQKERQRERQQQMVRAAESRYLAELQARRAPPEDRARPGERLTPNRMDKSKDSEHPSFPAPKTLPLQPGLHPSRGSVPHPVPSLLPSHLGKHHAAAAAAAAAAAAAGGGVHGALAVAMMTQRASEEAWLTRQRGQGQERDSPLELGLRSPGKGAEPRRDNHRINSVYHNPGSKDAPPCLGAPPPLISPKGPHHPPAPPTTLWNPASLVDTPSDSRRRLNPPTPPNRPPPGLTRADRPPISWGERLEDGGRRTTKSPERYPSLRGASLQDSWNKAEQDRAIQNLYQRHHISNLHQRSSMPLNIPSACTDLGGRCQAASPSPPVRERQSQAPDSMLVYDEVLQQHRRLLSKLDLEEKRRKEAREGGYYYDLDESYDESDDEEVKAHLRRVTEQPPLKLDTSSEKVDLLRACGLTTLAHRDELLAQKRRKRRRMMKERSLSPPAVRGKKKASSPPAPTAPLTTPYSAEQMDSTPELEEKKDFLLMFNLSHVSPQQRRDKERTEELLRAIQRKTVTLDTLRYNPSPLCRSPPALSSGDASSAPCQSNGHQYPDSPSPSPPYAHKPKHLHNNTLKPSMDSQVARIPPPLMPHHEKAEFAESHSRKLRALQNGVAAPPHPPPPPPPPPASQKKEPGPVQNGRSRPWERFTPEAFAQHFHQAVLQSTHNTLQNKGVSNCVPDAGVKADRPLPHNISQLTNMNHTAQQTHINGHRFHSPVASRETPAPRDHLSDEEEEESGQEEEEEEEEEEEAEEAPRRWQGIEAIFEAYHEYVDEWSIERQVLHSQCKRLEAQNYNLTRTAEQLSLTMGELVSQRQKVREERDRLQAQLEHFRRCLTLPNIHWGRGQINGHPPR; from the exons GTATGAACCATGAGTCCAATAAATCACCATCATTAGGAATGATCTCCACGGCAACCCGCACCACGGCTACAGTCAGTCCCCTCAGCCCACTAACCAATGGGAACGCAGCTGCCCAATCTGCAAACTCCGGATTCGCTGCTGCCCTACGTAAACTGGCCAAACAGGCTGAGGATCCCAGAG GTTCTGCCCTCAACGGTGAGTCATCTCCAGTTTCTTCCCCGGCCACCAGCCACAGCTCCCCGGTCTCCACCCCTAAGCGGGGCTCACTAGGGCCCCTCTTGGGCCAGAACAGGGGCCACAGCGTCCCCGGCACCCCGCCGGTGGTCACCATTGCCCCCACCAAGACCAGCAACGGCCTGTGGAGGGCCGACGGACGGCAG GTGGAGCCGAGTGTGCAGGGACTCGGCAGGGAGCGGGTGGGTGCAGAGAGCACCCAGCCACAGCAGGATAAGAGGACTCCGCCCGTCCCTTCCCCTCACCCGCTGGCTCACTCCTTTGGCCTCACCCCCAGCAGCATCATGCAAGATCCCCGAATACAGAGCATTAG CTTGCCGGGGCAGATGCACGCTGTAGTTCCCTCCGGCGCAGTGCCAGAAGAATACCTGAGAGCACTTCGGCCCTTCGCCACCTCAGACGACCTCAGGCTGACCTCCCTGCCCTTGAGTCTCGACCCTGCCGCTGCCGCCCACGCTGCGGCCGCTGCTGCTTACTACCACCCTGCCTACCTGCACCACCCTCTCTCCTTACCAAG GATGGAGGAGTCCCTGTGTCTTTCTGCGCTGCGATCGCAGTTTTACTCTGTGCCTGGGGGAGGcacatttcctcctctccacccaTCTGCCCTCCACTTGCACCTGCCTGGAAGTCGCTACTCTGGAGAACTGAACCACACAGTCCTGTCTgagag GCTACagatggagaatgagctccgccagcgagagagagaacaagagcGCGaacgagagaaagaaagggagcgCGAGGCCGGGCTGGAACGGGAGCgggagcgggagagggagagagagcgggaggaggagagggagagggagcgtgAGAGAGAGCtggacagacagaaggagaggcagagggagagacagcAGCAGATGGTCAGAGCGGCGGAGAGCCGCTACCTGGCTGAGCTGCAGGCTCGCAGGGCACCACCGGAGGACAGGGCCAGGCCAGGAGAGAGGCTGACCCCGAACAGAATGG ATAAATCCAAAGACTCTGAGCACCCGAGTTTCCCAGCACCTAAAACTCTACCCCTGCAGCCTGGCCTTCACCCCTCCAGGGGCTCTGTGCCGCACCCAGTGCCCAGCCTGTTGCCTTCTCACCTGGGGAAGCatcacgctgctgctgctgcggctgctgctgctgctgctgcggctgggGGTGGGGTCCACGGAGCTCTGGCGGTTGCCATGATGACACAGAGAGCCAGCGAGGAGGCGTGGTTAACGCGGCAACGTGGGCAAGGGCAGGAGAGGGACAGCCCGTTGGAGCTGGGCCTCAGGTCACCGGGGAAAGGGGCGGAGCCGAGGAGAGACAACCACAG AATCAATTCAGTTTACCACAACCCAGGCAGCAAAGATGCACCTCCCTGCCTCGGCGCTCCGCCGCCTCTCATCTCCCCGAAAGGTCCCCATCACCCTCCCGCCCCTCCCACCACACTGTGGAACCCAGCTTCCCTCGTGGACACACCTTCAGACTCCCGCAGAAGACTGAACCCTCCCACCCCACCGAATCGACCTCCCCCGGGGCTGACCAGGGCCGACAGACCCCCTATAAGCTGGGGCGAGCGGCTGGAGGACGGAGGCAGGAGGACGACGAAAAGCCCCGAGAGGTATCCCTCACTGAGGGGTGCAAGTTTACAGGACTCCTGGAACAAGGCCGAGCAAGACAGAGCTATTCAGAACCTCTACCAGAGGCATCACATCAGTAACCTCCATCAGAGATCGAGCATGCCTCTGAATATCCCCAGCGCCTGCACTGACCTTGGGGGACGGTGCCAGGCGGCCTCTCCGTCTCCCCCGGTGAGGGAGCGACAGAGTCAGGCGCCTGACAGCATGCTAGTGTACGACGAGGTTCTCCAGCAGCACCGCCGGCTGCTCAGCAAACTCGACcttgaggagaagaggaggaaggaggccaGGGAGGGAG GTTATTACTACGACCTGGATGAGTCATACGATGAGAGCGACGACGAGGAGGTGAAAGCTCATTTGAGGAGAGTGACAGAGCAGCCCCCGCTCAAACTGGACACGTCCTCTGAG aaagtggaccTTCTGCGCGCGTGCGGCCTCACCACGCTGGCCCACCGTGACGAACTGCTGGctcagaagaggaggaagaggaggaggatgatgaaagAGCGCAGCCTCTCGCCGCCGGCCGTGCGCGGCAAGAAGAAGGCCTCTTCACCTCCGGCACCCACGGCTCCCTTAACCACCCCGTACTCTGCCGAGCAGATGGACAGCACCCCcgaactggaggagaaaaaagactTCCTCCTTATGTTCAACCTCTCCCATGTCAGCCCACAGCAGAGGAGAG aTAAGGAGCGGACAGAGGAGCTGCTGAGGGCCATTCAGAGGAAGACTGTGACTTTAGACACTCTCAGATATAATCCTTCTCCGCTGTGTAGAAGTCCTCCGGCTCTCTCATCTG GTGACGCCTCCTCAGCGCCCTGTCAATCGAATGGACACCAGTATCCGGACTCTCCAAGCCCTTCCCCTCCGTACGCACACAAACCGAAGCACCTCCACAACAACACGCTCAAACCCTCCATGGACTCCCAGGTGGCGCGCATTCCTCCTCCCTTGATGCCTCATCACGAAAAGGCTGAATTCGCAGAGTCTCACTCGAGGAAGCTCCGAGCCCTCCAGAACGGCgttgctgctcctcctcatcctccacctccacctccacctcctcctgcttctcagAAAAAGGAGCCCGGCCCCGTGCAGAACGGACGGAGTCGGCCCTGGGAGAGGTTCACACCTGAGGCCTTTGCTCAGCATTTCCACCAGGCTGTGCTGCAGTCCACGCACAACACTCTGCAGAACAAAG GAGTTTCGAACTGCGTCCCTGATGCCGGCGTGAAGGCCGATCGCCCGCTGCCTCATAACATCTCCCAGCTGACGAATATGAACCACACCGCTCAGCAGACGCACATCAACGGCCATCGCTTCCACTCCCCCGTAGCCAGCCGGGAAACTCCGGCGCCGCGGGACCACTTGtccgacgaggaggaggaggagtccggccaggaagaggaggaggaggaggaagaggaagaggaggctgaggaagCTCCAAGGAGGTGGCAGGGCATCGAAGCCATTTTTGAGGCATACCACGAGTATGTGGACG AGTGGAGTATAGAGAGGCAGGTTCTCCACAGTCAGTGTAAACGTCTCGAAGCACAAAACTACAATCTGACCAGAACGGCAGAGCAGCTCTCGCTCACTATGGGG GAGCTGGTGAGTCAGAGGCAGAaggtgagagaggagagagacagactgcAGGCCCAGCTCGAGCACTTCAGGAGGTGTTTGACACTACCTAACATTCACTGGGGCAGAGGGCAAATCAATGGGCACCCGCCGAGGTGA
- the LOC125015286 gene encoding genetic suppressor element 1-like isoform X1, with the protein MFGLKTPHFYLPGMNHESNKSPSLGMISTATRTTATVSPLSPLTNGNAAAQSANSGFAAALRKLAKQAEDPRGYSQQRRDTTNNSKHIKSSALNGESSPVSSPATSHSSPVSTPKRGSLGPLLGQNRGHSVPGTPPVVTIAPTKTSNGLWRADGRQVEPSVQGLGRERVGAESTQPQQDKRTPPVPSPHPLAHSFGLTPSSIMQDPRIQSISLPGQMHAVVPSGAVPEEYLRALRPFATSDDLRLTSLPLSLDPAAAAHAAAAAAYYHPAYLHHPLSLPRMEESLCLSALRSQFYSVPGGGTFPPLHPSALHLHLPGSRYSGELNHTVLSERLQMENELRQREREQEREREKEREREAGLEREREREREREREEERERERERELDRQKERQRERQQQMVRAAESRYLAELQARRAPPEDRARPGERLTPNRMDKSKDSEHPSFPAPKTLPLQPGLHPSRGSVPHPVPSLLPSHLGKHHAAAAAAAAAAAAAGGGVHGALAVAMMTQRASEEAWLTRQRGQGQERDSPLELGLRSPGKGAEPRRDNHRINSVYHNPGSKDAPPCLGAPPPLISPKGPHHPPAPPTTLWNPASLVDTPSDSRRRLNPPTPPNRPPPGLTRADRPPISWGERLEDGGRRTTKSPERYPSLRGASLQDSWNKAEQDRAIQNLYQRHHISNLHQRSSMPLNIPSACTDLGGRCQAASPSPPVRERQSQAPDSMLVYDEVLQQHRRLLSKLDLEEKRRKEAREGGYYYDLDESYDESDDEEVKAHLRRVTEQPPLKLDTSSEKVDLLRACGLTTLAHRDELLAQKRRKRRRMMKERSLSPPAVRGKKKASSPPAPTAPLTTPYSAEQMDSTPELEEKKDFLLMFNLSHVSPQQRRDKERTEELLRAIQRKTVTLDTLRYNPSPLCRSPPALSSGDASSAPCQSNGHQYPDSPSPSPPYAHKPKHLHNNTLKPSMDSQVARIPPPLMPHHEKAEFAESHSRKLRALQNGVAAPPHPPPPPPPPPASQKKEPGPVQNGRSRPWERFTPEAFAQHFHQAVLQSTHNTLQNKGVSNCVPDAGVKADRPLPHNISQLTNMNHTAQQTHINGHRFHSPVASRETPAPRDHLSDEEEEESGQEEEEEEEEEEEAEEAPRRWQGIEAIFEAYHEYVDEWSIERQVLHSQCKRLEAQNYNLTRTAEQLSLTMGELVSQRQKVREERDRLQAQLEHFRRCLTLPNIHWGRGQINGHPPR; encoded by the exons GTATGAACCATGAGTCCAATAAATCACCATCATTAGGAATGATCTCCACGGCAACCCGCACCACGGCTACAGTCAGTCCCCTCAGCCCACTAACCAATGGGAACGCAGCTGCCCAATCTGCAAACTCCGGATTCGCTGCTGCCCTACGTAAACTGGCCAAACAGGCTGAGGATCCCAGAG GTTACTCCCAGCAGAGACgggacacaacaaacaacagcaaacacattAAAA GTTCTGCCCTCAACGGTGAGTCATCTCCAGTTTCTTCCCCGGCCACCAGCCACAGCTCCCCGGTCTCCACCCCTAAGCGGGGCTCACTAGGGCCCCTCTTGGGCCAGAACAGGGGCCACAGCGTCCCCGGCACCCCGCCGGTGGTCACCATTGCCCCCACCAAGACCAGCAACGGCCTGTGGAGGGCCGACGGACGGCAG GTGGAGCCGAGTGTGCAGGGACTCGGCAGGGAGCGGGTGGGTGCAGAGAGCACCCAGCCACAGCAGGATAAGAGGACTCCGCCCGTCCCTTCCCCTCACCCGCTGGCTCACTCCTTTGGCCTCACCCCCAGCAGCATCATGCAAGATCCCCGAATACAGAGCATTAG CTTGCCGGGGCAGATGCACGCTGTAGTTCCCTCCGGCGCAGTGCCAGAAGAATACCTGAGAGCACTTCGGCCCTTCGCCACCTCAGACGACCTCAGGCTGACCTCCCTGCCCTTGAGTCTCGACCCTGCCGCTGCCGCCCACGCTGCGGCCGCTGCTGCTTACTACCACCCTGCCTACCTGCACCACCCTCTCTCCTTACCAAG GATGGAGGAGTCCCTGTGTCTTTCTGCGCTGCGATCGCAGTTTTACTCTGTGCCTGGGGGAGGcacatttcctcctctccacccaTCTGCCCTCCACTTGCACCTGCCTGGAAGTCGCTACTCTGGAGAACTGAACCACACAGTCCTGTCTgagag GCTACagatggagaatgagctccgccagcgagagagagaacaagagcGCGaacgagagaaagaaagggagcgCGAGGCCGGGCTGGAACGGGAGCgggagcgggagagggagagagagcgggaggaggagagggagagggagcgtgAGAGAGAGCtggacagacagaaggagaggcagagggagagacagcAGCAGATGGTCAGAGCGGCGGAGAGCCGCTACCTGGCTGAGCTGCAGGCTCGCAGGGCACCACCGGAGGACAGGGCCAGGCCAGGAGAGAGGCTGACCCCGAACAGAATGG ATAAATCCAAAGACTCTGAGCACCCGAGTTTCCCAGCACCTAAAACTCTACCCCTGCAGCCTGGCCTTCACCCCTCCAGGGGCTCTGTGCCGCACCCAGTGCCCAGCCTGTTGCCTTCTCACCTGGGGAAGCatcacgctgctgctgctgcggctgctgctgctgctgctgcggctgggGGTGGGGTCCACGGAGCTCTGGCGGTTGCCATGATGACACAGAGAGCCAGCGAGGAGGCGTGGTTAACGCGGCAACGTGGGCAAGGGCAGGAGAGGGACAGCCCGTTGGAGCTGGGCCTCAGGTCACCGGGGAAAGGGGCGGAGCCGAGGAGAGACAACCACAG AATCAATTCAGTTTACCACAACCCAGGCAGCAAAGATGCACCTCCCTGCCTCGGCGCTCCGCCGCCTCTCATCTCCCCGAAAGGTCCCCATCACCCTCCCGCCCCTCCCACCACACTGTGGAACCCAGCTTCCCTCGTGGACACACCTTCAGACTCCCGCAGAAGACTGAACCCTCCCACCCCACCGAATCGACCTCCCCCGGGGCTGACCAGGGCCGACAGACCCCCTATAAGCTGGGGCGAGCGGCTGGAGGACGGAGGCAGGAGGACGACGAAAAGCCCCGAGAGGTATCCCTCACTGAGGGGTGCAAGTTTACAGGACTCCTGGAACAAGGCCGAGCAAGACAGAGCTATTCAGAACCTCTACCAGAGGCATCACATCAGTAACCTCCATCAGAGATCGAGCATGCCTCTGAATATCCCCAGCGCCTGCACTGACCTTGGGGGACGGTGCCAGGCGGCCTCTCCGTCTCCCCCGGTGAGGGAGCGACAGAGTCAGGCGCCTGACAGCATGCTAGTGTACGACGAGGTTCTCCAGCAGCACCGCCGGCTGCTCAGCAAACTCGACcttgaggagaagaggaggaaggaggccaGGGAGGGAG GTTATTACTACGACCTGGATGAGTCATACGATGAGAGCGACGACGAGGAGGTGAAAGCTCATTTGAGGAGAGTGACAGAGCAGCCCCCGCTCAAACTGGACACGTCCTCTGAG aaagtggaccTTCTGCGCGCGTGCGGCCTCACCACGCTGGCCCACCGTGACGAACTGCTGGctcagaagaggaggaagaggaggaggatgatgaaagAGCGCAGCCTCTCGCCGCCGGCCGTGCGCGGCAAGAAGAAGGCCTCTTCACCTCCGGCACCCACGGCTCCCTTAACCACCCCGTACTCTGCCGAGCAGATGGACAGCACCCCcgaactggaggagaaaaaagactTCCTCCTTATGTTCAACCTCTCCCATGTCAGCCCACAGCAGAGGAGAG aTAAGGAGCGGACAGAGGAGCTGCTGAGGGCCATTCAGAGGAAGACTGTGACTTTAGACACTCTCAGATATAATCCTTCTCCGCTGTGTAGAAGTCCTCCGGCTCTCTCATCTG GTGACGCCTCCTCAGCGCCCTGTCAATCGAATGGACACCAGTATCCGGACTCTCCAAGCCCTTCCCCTCCGTACGCACACAAACCGAAGCACCTCCACAACAACACGCTCAAACCCTCCATGGACTCCCAGGTGGCGCGCATTCCTCCTCCCTTGATGCCTCATCACGAAAAGGCTGAATTCGCAGAGTCTCACTCGAGGAAGCTCCGAGCCCTCCAGAACGGCgttgctgctcctcctcatcctccacctccacctccacctcctcctgcttctcagAAAAAGGAGCCCGGCCCCGTGCAGAACGGACGGAGTCGGCCCTGGGAGAGGTTCACACCTGAGGCCTTTGCTCAGCATTTCCACCAGGCTGTGCTGCAGTCCACGCACAACACTCTGCAGAACAAAG GAGTTTCGAACTGCGTCCCTGATGCCGGCGTGAAGGCCGATCGCCCGCTGCCTCATAACATCTCCCAGCTGACGAATATGAACCACACCGCTCAGCAGACGCACATCAACGGCCATCGCTTCCACTCCCCCGTAGCCAGCCGGGAAACTCCGGCGCCGCGGGACCACTTGtccgacgaggaggaggaggagtccggccaggaagaggaggaggaggaggaagaggaagaggaggctgaggaagCTCCAAGGAGGTGGCAGGGCATCGAAGCCATTTTTGAGGCATACCACGAGTATGTGGACG AGTGGAGTATAGAGAGGCAGGTTCTCCACAGTCAGTGTAAACGTCTCGAAGCACAAAACTACAATCTGACCAGAACGGCAGAGCAGCTCTCGCTCACTATGGGG GAGCTGGTGAGTCAGAGGCAGAaggtgagagaggagagagacagactgcAGGCCCAGCTCGAGCACTTCAGGAGGTGTTTGACACTACCTAACATTCACTGGGGCAGAGGGCAAATCAATGGGCACCCGCCGAGGTGA
- the LOC125015286 gene encoding genetic suppressor element 1-like isoform X2, with amino-acid sequence MNHESNKSPSLGMISTATRTTATVSPLSPLTNGNAAAQSANSGFAAALRKLAKQAEDPRGYSQQRRDTTNNSKHIKSSALNGESSPVSSPATSHSSPVSTPKRGSLGPLLGQNRGHSVPGTPPVVTIAPTKTSNGLWRADGRQVEPSVQGLGRERVGAESTQPQQDKRTPPVPSPHPLAHSFGLTPSSIMQDPRIQSISLPGQMHAVVPSGAVPEEYLRALRPFATSDDLRLTSLPLSLDPAAAAHAAAAAAYYHPAYLHHPLSLPRMEESLCLSALRSQFYSVPGGGTFPPLHPSALHLHLPGSRYSGELNHTVLSERLQMENELRQREREQEREREKEREREAGLEREREREREREREEERERERERELDRQKERQRERQQQMVRAAESRYLAELQARRAPPEDRARPGERLTPNRMDKSKDSEHPSFPAPKTLPLQPGLHPSRGSVPHPVPSLLPSHLGKHHAAAAAAAAAAAAAGGGVHGALAVAMMTQRASEEAWLTRQRGQGQERDSPLELGLRSPGKGAEPRRDNHRINSVYHNPGSKDAPPCLGAPPPLISPKGPHHPPAPPTTLWNPASLVDTPSDSRRRLNPPTPPNRPPPGLTRADRPPISWGERLEDGGRRTTKSPERYPSLRGASLQDSWNKAEQDRAIQNLYQRHHISNLHQRSSMPLNIPSACTDLGGRCQAASPSPPVRERQSQAPDSMLVYDEVLQQHRRLLSKLDLEEKRRKEAREGGYYYDLDESYDESDDEEVKAHLRRVTEQPPLKLDTSSEKVDLLRACGLTTLAHRDELLAQKRRKRRRMMKERSLSPPAVRGKKKASSPPAPTAPLTTPYSAEQMDSTPELEEKKDFLLMFNLSHVSPQQRRDKERTEELLRAIQRKTVTLDTLRYNPSPLCRSPPALSSGDASSAPCQSNGHQYPDSPSPSPPYAHKPKHLHNNTLKPSMDSQVARIPPPLMPHHEKAEFAESHSRKLRALQNGVAAPPHPPPPPPPPPASQKKEPGPVQNGRSRPWERFTPEAFAQHFHQAVLQSTHNTLQNKGVSNCVPDAGVKADRPLPHNISQLTNMNHTAQQTHINGHRFHSPVASRETPAPRDHLSDEEEEESGQEEEEEEEEEEEAEEAPRRWQGIEAIFEAYHEYVDEWSIERQVLHSQCKRLEAQNYNLTRTAEQLSLTMGELVSQRQKVREERDRLQAQLEHFRRCLTLPNIHWGRGQINGHPPR; translated from the exons ATGAACCATGAGTCCAATAAATCACCATCATTAGGAATGATCTCCACGGCAACCCGCACCACGGCTACAGTCAGTCCCCTCAGCCCACTAACCAATGGGAACGCAGCTGCCCAATCTGCAAACTCCGGATTCGCTGCTGCCCTACGTAAACTGGCCAAACAGGCTGAGGATCCCAGAG GTTACTCCCAGCAGAGACgggacacaacaaacaacagcaaacacattAAAA GTTCTGCCCTCAACGGTGAGTCATCTCCAGTTTCTTCCCCGGCCACCAGCCACAGCTCCCCGGTCTCCACCCCTAAGCGGGGCTCACTAGGGCCCCTCTTGGGCCAGAACAGGGGCCACAGCGTCCCCGGCACCCCGCCGGTGGTCACCATTGCCCCCACCAAGACCAGCAACGGCCTGTGGAGGGCCGACGGACGGCAG GTGGAGCCGAGTGTGCAGGGACTCGGCAGGGAGCGGGTGGGTGCAGAGAGCACCCAGCCACAGCAGGATAAGAGGACTCCGCCCGTCCCTTCCCCTCACCCGCTGGCTCACTCCTTTGGCCTCACCCCCAGCAGCATCATGCAAGATCCCCGAATACAGAGCATTAG CTTGCCGGGGCAGATGCACGCTGTAGTTCCCTCCGGCGCAGTGCCAGAAGAATACCTGAGAGCACTTCGGCCCTTCGCCACCTCAGACGACCTCAGGCTGACCTCCCTGCCCTTGAGTCTCGACCCTGCCGCTGCCGCCCACGCTGCGGCCGCTGCTGCTTACTACCACCCTGCCTACCTGCACCACCCTCTCTCCTTACCAAG GATGGAGGAGTCCCTGTGTCTTTCTGCGCTGCGATCGCAGTTTTACTCTGTGCCTGGGGGAGGcacatttcctcctctccacccaTCTGCCCTCCACTTGCACCTGCCTGGAAGTCGCTACTCTGGAGAACTGAACCACACAGTCCTGTCTgagag GCTACagatggagaatgagctccgccagcgagagagagaacaagagcGCGaacgagagaaagaaagggagcgCGAGGCCGGGCTGGAACGGGAGCgggagcgggagagggagagagagcgggaggaggagagggagagggagcgtgAGAGAGAGCtggacagacagaaggagaggcagagggagagacagcAGCAGATGGTCAGAGCGGCGGAGAGCCGCTACCTGGCTGAGCTGCAGGCTCGCAGGGCACCACCGGAGGACAGGGCCAGGCCAGGAGAGAGGCTGACCCCGAACAGAATGG ATAAATCCAAAGACTCTGAGCACCCGAGTTTCCCAGCACCTAAAACTCTACCCCTGCAGCCTGGCCTTCACCCCTCCAGGGGCTCTGTGCCGCACCCAGTGCCCAGCCTGTTGCCTTCTCACCTGGGGAAGCatcacgctgctgctgctgcggctgctgctgctgctgctgcggctgggGGTGGGGTCCACGGAGCTCTGGCGGTTGCCATGATGACACAGAGAGCCAGCGAGGAGGCGTGGTTAACGCGGCAACGTGGGCAAGGGCAGGAGAGGGACAGCCCGTTGGAGCTGGGCCTCAGGTCACCGGGGAAAGGGGCGGAGCCGAGGAGAGACAACCACAG AATCAATTCAGTTTACCACAACCCAGGCAGCAAAGATGCACCTCCCTGCCTCGGCGCTCCGCCGCCTCTCATCTCCCCGAAAGGTCCCCATCACCCTCCCGCCCCTCCCACCACACTGTGGAACCCAGCTTCCCTCGTGGACACACCTTCAGACTCCCGCAGAAGACTGAACCCTCCCACCCCACCGAATCGACCTCCCCCGGGGCTGACCAGGGCCGACAGACCCCCTATAAGCTGGGGCGAGCGGCTGGAGGACGGAGGCAGGAGGACGACGAAAAGCCCCGAGAGGTATCCCTCACTGAGGGGTGCAAGTTTACAGGACTCCTGGAACAAGGCCGAGCAAGACAGAGCTATTCAGAACCTCTACCAGAGGCATCACATCAGTAACCTCCATCAGAGATCGAGCATGCCTCTGAATATCCCCAGCGCCTGCACTGACCTTGGGGGACGGTGCCAGGCGGCCTCTCCGTCTCCCCCGGTGAGGGAGCGACAGAGTCAGGCGCCTGACAGCATGCTAGTGTACGACGAGGTTCTCCAGCAGCACCGCCGGCTGCTCAGCAAACTCGACcttgaggagaagaggaggaaggaggccaGGGAGGGAG GTTATTACTACGACCTGGATGAGTCATACGATGAGAGCGACGACGAGGAGGTGAAAGCTCATTTGAGGAGAGTGACAGAGCAGCCCCCGCTCAAACTGGACACGTCCTCTGAG aaagtggaccTTCTGCGCGCGTGCGGCCTCACCACGCTGGCCCACCGTGACGAACTGCTGGctcagaagaggaggaagaggaggaggatgatgaaagAGCGCAGCCTCTCGCCGCCGGCCGTGCGCGGCAAGAAGAAGGCCTCTTCACCTCCGGCACCCACGGCTCCCTTAACCACCCCGTACTCTGCCGAGCAGATGGACAGCACCCCcgaactggaggagaaaaaagactTCCTCCTTATGTTCAACCTCTCCCATGTCAGCCCACAGCAGAGGAGAG aTAAGGAGCGGACAGAGGAGCTGCTGAGGGCCATTCAGAGGAAGACTGTGACTTTAGACACTCTCAGATATAATCCTTCTCCGCTGTGTAGAAGTCCTCCGGCTCTCTCATCTG GTGACGCCTCCTCAGCGCCCTGTCAATCGAATGGACACCAGTATCCGGACTCTCCAAGCCCTTCCCCTCCGTACGCACACAAACCGAAGCACCTCCACAACAACACGCTCAAACCCTCCATGGACTCCCAGGTGGCGCGCATTCCTCCTCCCTTGATGCCTCATCACGAAAAGGCTGAATTCGCAGAGTCTCACTCGAGGAAGCTCCGAGCCCTCCAGAACGGCgttgctgctcctcctcatcctccacctccacctccacctcctcctgcttctcagAAAAAGGAGCCCGGCCCCGTGCAGAACGGACGGAGTCGGCCCTGGGAGAGGTTCACACCTGAGGCCTTTGCTCAGCATTTCCACCAGGCTGTGCTGCAGTCCACGCACAACACTCTGCAGAACAAAG GAGTTTCGAACTGCGTCCCTGATGCCGGCGTGAAGGCCGATCGCCCGCTGCCTCATAACATCTCCCAGCTGACGAATATGAACCACACCGCTCAGCAGACGCACATCAACGGCCATCGCTTCCACTCCCCCGTAGCCAGCCGGGAAACTCCGGCGCCGCGGGACCACTTGtccgacgaggaggaggaggagtccggccaggaagaggaggaggaggaggaagaggaagaggaggctgaggaagCTCCAAGGAGGTGGCAGGGCATCGAAGCCATTTTTGAGGCATACCACGAGTATGTGGACG AGTGGAGTATAGAGAGGCAGGTTCTCCACAGTCAGTGTAAACGTCTCGAAGCACAAAACTACAATCTGACCAGAACGGCAGAGCAGCTCTCGCTCACTATGGGG GAGCTGGTGAGTCAGAGGCAGAaggtgagagaggagagagacagactgcAGGCCCAGCTCGAGCACTTCAGGAGGTGTTTGACACTACCTAACATTCACTGGGGCAGAGGGCAAATCAATGGGCACCCGCCGAGGTGA